From Coccinella septempunctata chromosome 4, icCocSept1.1, whole genome shotgun sequence, a single genomic window includes:
- the LOC123311782 gene encoding E3 ubiquitin-protein ligase SIAH1-like has translation MNNPVLSEFECPICMEYMIPPIHQCTMGHTFCVNCFDKFSKCPTCRSPKGVSRAYALERIHSSVIFPCRFRSEGCEVQILGSELSDHQGTCTFAKNLCPFATPMSCRWQGKRKEIVEHCKEVHPNNIQRGNHIILKCPMFDILGGQPAFYFTIIHAYSQQFLFCWHIDTSGIIRWSMFFIGNPKESKRYKFTISIGNPHGKHDQIFMSTGCEQIVEEYELFDDKYCLTSPYESVKKRCNKNGDLHYEIRIVDKTFENLKEERIA, from the exons ATGAATAATCCAGTTTTATCAGAATTCGAATGCCCCATATGCATGGAGTATATGATACCTCCAATTCACCAGTGTACCATGGGTCATACATTTTGTGTGAACTGCTTCGACAAGTTCTCAAAATGCCCAACATGCAGGAGCCCCAAAGGGGTTTCGAGAGCTTATGCTCTAGAAAGAATACATTCCAGTGTTATATTTCCTTGTCGGTTCAGGTCTGAAGGTTGCGAGGTGCAGATACTGG GATCCGAACTGAGCGACCATCAAGGCACATGTACCTTCGCTAAGAATCTTTGTCCCTTCGCAACTCCGATGTCCTGCCGCTGGCAGGGAAAGAGAAAGGAAATCGTCGAACATTGCAAAGAGGTGCATCCCAACAATATCCAGAGGGGCAACCACATCATCCTTAAATGTCCCATGTTCGACATCCTGGGTGGACAACCCGCTTTCTACTTCACCATCATACATGCCTACAGCCAGCAGTTCCTGTTCTGCTGGCACATAGATACTTCCGGTATCATACGATGGTCCATGTTCTTCATAGGAAACCCCAAGGAATCGAAGAGATACAAATTCACCATCTCCATAGGCAATCCGCATGGCAAACACGATCAGATTTTCATGTCCACAGGATGCGAGCAAATTGTGGAAGAATACGAGCTCTTCGACGACAAGTACTGCCTGACCAGTCCATACGAATCGGTGAAGAAACGATGTAACAAAAACGGCGATCTGCATTACGAGATCCGGATAGTCGACAAAACGTTCGAAAATTTAAAG
- the LOC123311779 gene encoding ATP-binding cassette subfamily C member 4-like produces the protein MDTTKEKYNPNPREKANPLSVLFFTYTLPMFKKGSSKELDVDDLYNPLPCDRSKHLGDRLEKKWFDHLNKCRKLKKKPSFLKVLAATFWPEYAFLGFTVLVQEIFLRMYLPIALGNLLGYFRKDSTTTREEALWYASAVVVVNALCAVLINQYIVNAFHYGMKVRAACCALIYRKTLRLSRSALGETASGKIVNLLSNDVSRFDIVSVMLNHMWAAPLSAILVMYFLYINAGWAGLVGITPVFIVTPLQSYTGKLSAVYRKQTAQKTDERVRLMDEILSGVQVIKMYAWEKPFAKLIKIARKNELKIIIKSSYVRGLYMTFNLFTTRAALYCTLMTMALTDQPITTSKVFVLMSYYNILAQTMSTMFVRGISEVAELLVAVKRLQQFLTNDEYIFTDPPPNNNDFRSVSDDIDLCLKDVTAKWNIASSDDTLKNISISVRRGELLGIIGPVGSGKSSLLETVLGELVITSGTKIVNGSVSYASQEPWVFGASVRQNILFGSEYNKKRYNEVVRVCSLEKDFQQFPEGDLSLVGDRGASLSGGQKARINLARAVYRDADIYLLDDPLSAVDIHVSKHLYEQCINGYLKDKARILVTHQVHHLKNADNIIILQNGSIVSQGTFNVLANVENSYAQLLKTDPDHMEEEKQKTLTIDPPKITKRQVSVRKKLSLSSSVSELSIPESLLLEEPDEEELEKRNFKDMQEESSKGKVKGSLFFNYLHSGSNYCVVTFVIFLYILTQVLASSIDFFISYWVRIEEHRNATLATEEMARVSMATAQWSTETCLYIGGGLVIALFFIALWRSLAFYKLAMMCSQKLHDNLFYKVIGTTMRFFDTNPGGRILNRFSKDLGSIDELLPKVILDATQIILTMVGSMALVAIVNPYFLIMVAFIGVFFLIIRKIFLKSSKNIKRLEGIMRGPVFTHLGASMNGLTTIRAFNAQDVLSDEFDKHQDYHTSAWFMYITASSAYGFSMDFACFIFVGIVTYSFLIYGLDFGLDGSEVGLAITQAMALTGIVQWGMRQSAEITNQLLSVERVLEYDTLEKEPQPQKPKIPPSDWPPTGKITFKNMGLRYSNDTPLVLKNLNIVINPKEKVGIVGRTGAGKSSLISALFRMAPIEGHIEIDNIDTKNLPLQTLRSKISIIPQDPVLFSGTLRYNLDPFEEFDDNLLYKAINEVELKDPANIMNRLETRVMDRGSNYSVGQRQLICLARAIIRNNKILMLDEATANVDPQTDALIQKTIRQKFADCTVLTVAHRLNTIMDSDKVLVMDSGTVVEYDHPFILLQNPDGIFYKMVAETGRAMSEQLKRIAKQSYQKLRALHENVVR, from the exons GAAATGGTTCGATCACCTCAACAAATGTCGAAAGTTAAAGAAGAAACCCAGCTTTCTCAAGGTGCTGGCAGCGACTTTCTGGCCAGAATATGCCTTCTTAGGTTTTACGGTGTTAGTGCAAGAAATTTTCCTGAGGATGTATTTACCCATAGCGCTAGGCAATCTTTTGGGTTACTTTAGAAAAGATTCTACTACAACGAGGGAGGAAGCATTGTGGTACGCCAGTGCTGTGGTTGTGGTGAATGCGTTGTGTGCCGTTTTAATTAACCAATATATAGTGAATGCCTTCCATTATGGTATGAAAGTGAGAGCAGCATGCTGTGCCTTAATTTATAGAAAA ACTTTAAGACTGAGTAGATCTGCACTAGGGGAGACAGCCTCTGGAAAAATAGTTAATCTTTTGTCAAACGACGTGAGTCGTTTTGACATCGTCTCGGTGATGCTCAACCATATGTGGGCTGCTCCTCTGTCCGCAATTTTGGTTATGTATTTCTTGTACATAAACGCTGGATGGGCAGGATTGGTTGGAATCACTCCTGTTTTCATAGTTACCCCTCTGCAAA GTTATACAGGAAAATTGTCAGCCGTATACAGAAAACAAACTGCTCAAAAAACTGATGAAAGGGTAAGGCTCATGGACGAAATACTTTCCGGTGTACAAGTGATCAAAATGTACGCTTGGGAGAAGCCATTTGCCAAACTAATTAAGATAGCCAGAAAAAATGAGCTCAAGATCATCATAAAATCTTCCTACGTCAGAGGCCTGTACATGACTTTTAATCTGTTCACAACCAGAGCCGCCCTTTACTGCACCTTGATGACCATGGCGTTGACTGATCAACCTATAACTACCTCTAAG GTCTTCGTACTCATGAGTTACTACAACATTTTGGCGCAGACCATGTCCACAATGTTCGTTCGGGGTATATCGGAAGTTGCCGAGCTTCTGGTAGCTGTGAAAAGATTGCAACAGTTTTTAACCAACGACGAGTATATCTTCACTGATCCTCCACCAAATAACAATGATTTTCGATCGGTGTCAGATGATATCGATCTCTGCTTGAAGGATGTTACTGCCAAGTGGAATATAGCATCTTCAGATGACACCTTGAAGAATATTTCCATATCTGTAAGAAGAGGCGAACTCTTAGGGATTATCGGACCTGTCGGTAGTGGAAAGAGTTCCTTGTTGGAAACTGTTCTAG GAGAACTGGTGATTACCTCTGGAACCAAAATAGTAAACGGTAGTGTTTCTTACGCTTCCCAAGAACCATGGGTGTTTGGCGCCTCCGttcgacaaaatattttattcggcTCGGAATACAACAAAAAAAGATACAATGAGGTGGTACGTGTCTGCAGTTTGGAAAAGGACTTCCAGCAATTCCCGGAAGGTGATCTTTCTTTGGTAGGCGACAGGGGGGCTTCCCTCAGCGGAGGTCAGAAGGCTAGAATCAATCTAGCCAGAGCTGTCTACAGAGACGCTGATATTTATCTTCTAGACGATCCTCTCAGCGCTGTGGACATCCACGTCTCCAAGCATTTGTACGAGCAGTGTATCAATGGGTACTTGAAGGACAAAGCGAGGATTTTGGTGACACATCAGGTGCATCATCTGAAGAATGCTGATAACATCATCATTTTGCAGAAT GGTAGTATTGTGAGTCAAGGTACGTTCAATGTACTAGCCAACGTGGAGAATTCCTACGCGCAGCTTCTGAAGACAGATCCTGATCATATGGAGGAAGAGAAACAGAAGACTCTCACAATAGATCCTCCAAAAATAACGAAGAGGCAAGTTTCAGTTAGG aaaaaattatcactATCGAGTTCCGTGAGCGAGTTGAGTATACCGGAAAGTCTACTACTGGAAGAACCCGATGAAGAAGAACTCGAAAAACGAAACTTCAAGGATATGCAAGAGGAAAGTTCGAAAGGAAAAGTCAAAGGCTCTCTTTTCTTCAATTATCTTCACTCTGGATCGAATTACTGCGTGGTCACGTTCGTTATTTTCCTCTACATATTAACACAAGTCTTGGCTAGCTCCATTGATTTTTTCATAAGTTACTGGGTAAGGATCGAGGAACACAGAAACGCTACTTTGGCTACTGAAGAAATGGCAAGGGTGTCGATGGCAACCGCGCAATGGTCTACAGAAACCTGCCTATACATCGGCGGAGGTCTTGTTATTGCCCTATTCTTTATTGCTTTATGGAGATCCCTAGCTTTCTATAAGCTTGCCATGATGTGCTCCCAAAAGCTGCACGACAATTTGTTCTATAAAGTAATTGGAACGACCATGAGGTTTTTCGACACTAACCCCGGGGGTAGAATACTCAACAGATTCTCTAAAGATTTAGGTTCAATTGACGAGTTGCTGCCGAAGGTCATTCTGGATGCTACTCAG atCATACTCACAATGGTAGGATCGATGGCCTTGGTTGCAATTGTGAACCCCTACTTCCTCATCATGGTAGCCTTTATCGGTGTTTTCTTCCTGATAATCCGAAAAATCTTCTTGAAGTCATCAAAAAACATAAAGAGATTGGAAGGAATAA TGCGAGGGCCAGTTTTCACCCATTTAGGAGCGTCCATGAATGGTTTAACCACGATTAGAGCATTCAACGCCCAGGATGTTTTATCAGATGAATTCGATAAACATCAAGATTACCACACAAGTGCCTGGTTTATGTACATCACGGCAAGCTCTGCCTATGGTTTCAGTATGGACTTTGCATGTTTCATTTTCGTTGGAATAGTAACGTACAGCTTCCTCATTTATGGTTTAG ATTTTGGTCTTGATGGGAGCGAGGTGGGTTTGGCGATCACACAAGCCATGGCATTGACTGGAATTGTACAATGGGGTATGCGACAATCAGCAGAAATCACCAATCAGTTGTTATCTGTAGAGAGGGTACTTGAATATGATACTCTGGAGAAAGAACCGCAACCCCAAAAACCAAAGATACCACCTTCCGATTGGCCACCAACTggaaaaattaccttcaaaaatATGGGTCTAAGATACAGCAACGATACACCTCTTGTTCTCAAGAATTTGAACATTGTCATCAATCCAAAGGAAAAG GTCGGAATAGTTGGCAGAACCGGAGCTGGAAAATCATCACTCATATCAGCTTTGTTCAGAATGGCCCCCATAGAGGGACATATAGAAATAGACAATATAGATACCAAGAATCTTCCTCTTCAGACCCTAAGGTCTAAGATATCGATAATACCGCAAGATCCCGTCCTATTCTCTGGAACTTTGAGGTATAATTTAGATCCATTTGAAGAGTTCGATGACAACTTGCTTTATAAAGCTATAAACGAAGTTGAATTGAAAGATCCAGCCAATATTATGAACAGATTGGAAACGAGAGTTATGGATAGGGGGTCTAATTACAGCGTTGGTCAAAGACAACTTATTTGCTTAGCTAGGGCTATTATTAGAAACAACAAAATACTTATGTTGGATGAAGCTACTGCCAATGTGGATCCTCA AACCGATGctcttatccaaaaaacaaTCCGCCAAAAATTCGCGGACTGCACTGTGCTCACAGTCGCCCATCGACTTAACACCATTATGGATTCGGACAAGGTCCTGGTCATGGACTCTGGAACTGTGGTGGAGTACGATCATCCCTTCATTTTATTGCAAAATCCGGACGGAATATTTTACAAAATGGTAGCCGAAACTGGGAGAGCAATGAgcgaacaactgaagagaatTGCTAAACAAAGTTATCAAAAACTGAGGGCATTGCATGAGAATGTGGTGAGATGA
- the LOC123310871 gene encoding ATP-binding cassette sub-family C member 4-like — MDESFPLETTNPEISASLFSKLCFLWTSECIIKCNKKEIKLKEIYRCAESHSSSINGNYLEEKWKEETKICCKRSSKPSLLKILMKVFYTEYCPLAITAFFNYVVIKGLQPLMLSNLIRLFINKNYTAMEILFYGGGLSLLLLCSSFLLHHTVRGSNLLAIKIRIAVSSLIYRKILRLNQESLWTTSSGQVINLLSNDVGRFETAIQAFHFLWMTPIQLAVIIFVIWNLFGLGALLGISCLLIIMIPLQGLLGYLTGVYRGKAAEKTDLRVKLMNEIFSGMEFIKMYTWEIAFEKLVQNIRLEELRFIRKTSFIRGILACMMFVTERLGLCVTVVCYSLLGFPVSTDVVFSVSICFRILQYSLGTMLPAAITIGSEVLVSTRRLEEFLLLKEIDSSKTKAENIAKGEVLLKSVSALWEEKKTALDDVSISISPGCLCGIVGPVGSGKSSLLKLLLGELPISKGSVKIKGTVSYTSQKPWLFSGTIRRNIIFDQEMDETRYRRVVEACSLTEDFEQLQYGDQTIVGSRGVALSGGQRARINLARAVYREADIYLLDDILSALDTKVGKYIFEECVLKFLEGKTRVLVTHQLHYLMNVEHIVILEKGYVEEQGTFTDIFKTKLETYFKEDVVRKNSYVEENEGLAMERKNLTEEENVSKVEDIVNLKGSMIWKYISFSGHMTNVAIFLVLLLLSQLSMNLSDYWLTLWSEEEYIRLSASHQYPKHSVNGIRSNISNMGNRKSPSFLYSTKDSTFSQWTDTVFVDDDSFILLKTSAVRTLYIIIILLAIIFMLLRSTLFFHLCIKASQKLHDKMFSSLLNAPLMLLQNTSPGNILNRFSKDMGAADELFPKALLNVLASIPILLGSMFLIVISNSLMLILIIPLVLMMLKIRKWFLITVKTLRRIETAMKSPVFSYVTSTFDGVTTIRATKCEELLIPQFDRHQDVHTACSYLAISCTSAFGLWLDLLCVSFVSCVILLFVILDRYTYISGSFIGLAIFHSMTTVGLFQFCIRTLSETVNYLTNIERILDYTNMEKEEDTKSNDHFPPRLWPNSGEIEFRNLNFRYSEEGKLVLQNMNLKILGSEKVGIVGRTGAGKSSIITVLFRLAQIEGKIFIDGVDIEDIALKKLRREIAVIPQEPVLFSASVRFNIDPYFEFPDERIWKILGEWATKYRHSIFMVSQQSFYADFYRRTHPLKSRDIFSQVGLQKVIPSLDFPLTEGGNNLSTGQRQLLCLVRAMLRDNKILILDEATANVDTRTDEVIQEIIKKKFHSATVITVAHRLNSVMNSDRILVMRDGVAVEFDHPLVLLQKEKGYFKNLLEGSGSEFAESSDKLTWKS, encoded by the exons atggatGAGAGTTTTCCGCTTGAAACAACCAATCCTGAAATAAGTGCTTCATTATTTTCCAAACTCTGTTTCTT gTGGACTTCAGAGTGTATCATAAAATGCAATAAAAAAGAGATTAAACTGAAAGAAATATATCGATGTGCCGAATCTCATAGTTCTAGTATAAATGGAAATTATCTGGAAGAGAAATGGAAGGAGGAAACCAAAATTTGCTGCAAAAGGAGTTCAAAACCGAGCTTACTCAAGATATTAATGAAAGTTTTCTACACTGAGTATTGCCCATTAGCTATAACAGCTTTTTTCAATTACGTTGTCATCAA gggATTGCAACCTCTTATGTTATCAAATTTAATTCGATTAttcatcaacaaaaattatACGGCGATGGAAATATTATTTTATGGAGGAGGATTGTCGCTTTTGTTATTATGTTCATCATTTTTACTACATCATACAGTACGTGGTAGCAACCTATTAGCCATTAAAATCAGAATAGCAGTTTCTTCCCTGATCTATAGAAAA ATATTGAGATTGAACCAAGAGTCATTATGGACCACATCTTCTGGACAGGTGATAAATTTACTGTCCAACGATGTAGGAAGGTTTGAAACAGCTATACAGGCTTTTCACTTTCTCTGGATGACTCCGATCCAGTTGGCAGTGATCATATTTGTCATTTGGAATCTTTTCGGTTTAGGTGCTCTACTTGGTATCAGCTGTTTGTTAATAATAATGATTCCACTTCAAG GTTTGCTAGGTTACCTCACTGGAGTCTACAGAGGAAAGGCAGCGGAAAAAACTGACCTCAGGGTGAAACTCATGAACGAAATATTCTCCGGAATGGAGTTCATCAAAATGTACACTTGGGAAATAGCTTTTGAAAAACTCGTACAGAATATTCGATTGGAAGAGCTGCGTTTCATTAGGAAGACTTCCTTTATAAGAGGAATACTTGCCTGTATGATGTTTGTTACAGAAAGGTTAGGTCTTTGTGTCACCGTCGTGTGCTACTCCTTGCTTGGATTTCCAGTTTCCACAGATGTGGTCTTCTCAGTCTCAATTTGTTTCCGTATTTTGCAATATTCTCTTGGGACAATGCTGCCAGCAGCTATTACAATTGGATCGGAGGTTTTAGTCTCTACCAGACGACTCGAAGAATTTCTCCTGCTGAAAGAAATCGATTCTTCGAAAACCAAAGCAGAAAATATAGCAAAAGGTGAAGTACTCTTGAAAAGTGTCAGTGCGCTTTGGGAGGAGAAGAAAACAGCTCTGGATGATGTTTCTATCTCGATTTCTCCAG GTTGCCTATGTGGCATTGTTGGCCCAGTAGGTTCTGGTAAATCTTCTTTGCTCAAACTTCTACTCGGAGAACTACCGATTTCGAAAGGAAGTGTGAAAATAAAAGGAACAGTGTCATATACTTCACAAAAACCTTGGTTATTTTCCGGTACCATTCGGAGGAATATAATTTTCGATCAAGAAATGGACGAGACCCGCTACAGAAGGGTGGTCGAAGCATGTAGTCTTACTGAAGACTTTGAACAGCTTCAATATGGTGACCAGACTATTGTTGGAAGTAGAGGAGTAGCTCTAAGCGGTGGTCAAAGAGCTCGTATAAATTTGGCTAGGGCTGTGTACAGAGAAGCCGATATCTACCTTCTGGATGATATTTTATCCGCTCTTGATACAAAAGTAGGAAAATATATATTCGAGGAGTgcgttttgaaatttttggaaGGAAAAACTAGAGTGCTGGTAACACATCAGTTGCATTATTTGATGAACGTGGAACACATTGTTATTTTGGAAAAG GGATATGTTGAAGAACAAGGCACGTTTACTGATATATTTAAAACAAAATTGGAAACATACTTCAAAGAAGATGTTGTTCGAAAAAATTCATACGTCGAAGAAAAT GAAGGGTTGGCTATGGAAAGAAAGAATTTGacagaagaagaaaatgttTCTAAAGTGGAAGATATAGTCAATCTGAAAGGTTCGATGATTTGGAAATACATAAGTTTTTCAGGTCATATGACCAATGTTGCTATCTTCCTAGTCCTTCTATTATTATCTCAGCTGTCAATGAATTTGTCCGATTATTGGTTAACATTATG GTCCGAGGAAGAATATATTCGACTCTCTGCTTCCCATCAGTATCCAAAGCACTCTGTCAACGGAATAAGGAGCAATATTTCGAACATGGGGAACAGAAAAAGCCCTAGTTTTCTCTACTCCACCAAAGATTCAACATTCAGTCAATGGACTGACACGGTATTCGTAGACGATGATTCCTTTATTTTACTGAAAACATCAGCCGTGAGAACTCTTTATATTATCATAATCCTACTGGCAATAATATTTATGTTGCTAAGATCAACTTTATTCTTTCATTTATGTATCAAAGCATCTCAGAAGTTGCACGACAAAATGTTCTCGAGTTTATTGAACGCCCCTTTAATGTTACTTCAAAATACTTCACCTGGCAACATACTAAATAGGTTCTCCAAAGACATGGGAGCGGCGGACGAGCTATTTCCAAAGGCTCTTCTAAATGTTTTAGCG tcGATACCGATCCTACTCGGTTCTATGTTCCTCATTGTGATCTCTAATAGTTTGATGTTGATTTTGATAATCCCACTGGTTTTAATGATGCTGAAAATAAGGAAATGGTTCCTCATAACAGTGAAAACTCTCAGAAGAATTGAAACAGCTA TGAAATCTCCTGTATTTTCATACGTGACATCGACTTTCGATGGAGTTACCACCATACGGGCTACCAAGTGTGAAGAACTCTTAATACCACAATTCGATCGTCACCAg GATGTACATACCGCTTGTTCTTACTTGGCTATTTCTTGCACTTCAGCATTTGGTTTATGGTTGGACCTATTGTGTGTTTCATTTGTGAGCTGTGTGATACTGTTATTCGTCATTCTAGATAGAT ATACTTATATAAGTGGCAGTTTCATTGGATTAGCCATCTTTCATTCCATGACAACAGTTGGATTATTCCAGTTTTGTATCAGAACTCTTTCTGAGACTGTGAATTATCTCACGAATATCGAACGGATTTTGGATTACACCAACATGGAGAAGGAAGAAGATACAAAGTCCAACG ATCATTTTCCTCCTCGTTTATGGCCAAATAGTGGAGAGATCGAGTTCCGGAATTTGAACTTCCGATATTCTGAGGAAGGGAAACTGGTTCTGCAGAATATGAACCTGAAAATACTTGGTTCTGAGAAG GTTGGCATCGTGGGTAGAACAGGAGCTGGGAAGTCGTCTATAATAACCGTTTTATTCAGGTTGGCACAGATAGAAGGCAAAATATTTATAGATGGTGTTGATATAGAGGATATAGCACTTAAGAAATTAAGACGGGAGATAGCTGTAATACCTCAAGAGCCTGTCCTTTTCTCAGCTTCAGTGAGATTTAATATCGATCCATATTTCGAGTTTCCAGACGAAAGAATTTGGAAAATTCTGGGCGAG TGGGCGACAAAATATCGTCATTCAATTTTTATGGTTTCGCAACAAAGCTTTTACGCTGATTTTTATCGCAGAACACACCCCTTGAAGTCAAGGG ATATATTTTCGCAGGTTGGACTCCAGAAGGTTATACCATCATTGGATTTTCCTCTTACCGAGGGAGGAAATAATTTGAGCACAGGACAACGGCAATTATTGTGCCTGGTGAGAGCAATGTTGAGAGACAACAAAATCCTGATTTTGGATGAAGCTACAGCGAACGTGGATACAAG GACTGATGAAGTAATTcaggaaattataaaaaagaaattcCATTCCGCAACTGTGATAACAGTGGCGCACAGGTTGAATTCTGTTATGAATTCAGATAGAATTCTTGTGATGAGAGATGGAGTTGCGGTAGAGTTTGATCATCCTCTCGTTTTGTTGCAGAAGGAAAAAGGatatttcaagaatctacttgaAGGGTCAGGTTCTGAATTTGCAGAATCATCGGATAAATTGACTTGGAAAAGCTaa